Proteins co-encoded in one Candidatus Methylomirabilis lanthanidiphila genomic window:
- a CDS encoding alpha-glucan phosphorylase: MQFIFAGKAHPKDEPGKDLIRRVFHFARQLKDQISIAYLENYDMELGRLLTSGVDLWLNTPLRPLEASGTSGMKAAHNGVPSFSVLDGWWIEGHIEGVTGWSIGPGLIDRSDSDRMNGRDAQELYHKLRTVVVPIFYRDRERWVDIMRQTIAFNASFFNTHRMVQQYAAQAYV, encoded by the coding sequence ATGCAATTCATTTTTGCGGGGAAGGCGCATCCGAAGGATGAGCCAGGGAAAGACCTGATTCGGCGAGTATTTCATTTCGCACGACAACTGAAGGATCAGATCTCAATCGCCTATCTTGAGAATTACGACATGGAGCTGGGCAGGCTGCTGACCTCCGGTGTCGACCTCTGGTTGAACACCCCCTTGCGCCCACTGGAGGCCTCCGGCACCTCAGGCATGAAGGCCGCTCACAATGGGGTCCCAAGTTTCAGTGTCCTCGATGGCTGGTGGATTGAGGGGCATATCGAGGGTGTGACCGGATGGTCGATCGGACCTGGTCTCATCGATCGCTCCGATTCGGATCGGATGAACGGCCGGGATGCACAGGAGCTCTATCACAAGCTGCGAACGGTGGTCGTCCCGATTTTTTACCGGGACCGGGAGCGATGGGTCGATATCATGCGGCAAACGATCGCGTTCAATGCGTCGTTTTTCAATACGCACCGGATGGTCCAACAGTATGCCGCCCAGGCGTATGTGTAG